The Ischnura elegans chromosome 1, ioIscEleg1.1, whole genome shotgun sequence genome contains a region encoding:
- the LOC124164942 gene encoding trypsin-2-like encodes MTFRAGSLQWDEGGTLHRATEMKAHPTFGRKSSGQYYDDVALFKVSPPFTLDNKTVASVSLAEEDSHTPAGSKATVTGWGTTEYRGQTSKHLLKATMPIVSKKDCFSALQIPDNEICAGYPEGGIDACQGDSGGPLVIKGIQHGIVSWGKECGSPGRPGVYTEVAAYRSWIRKNSGV; translated from the exons ATGACATTCCGGGCTGGAAGTCTACAGTGGGATGAAGGAGGCACTCTGCACAGAGCAACGGAAATGAAAGCCCATCCAACATTTGGGAGAAAATCCTCTGGACAGTACTACGACGACGTCGCACTATTCAAG GTTTCCCCGCCTTTCACTTTGGACAACAAAACTGTCGCCTCAGTAAGTCTGGCAGAAGAAGACTCCCACACTCCGGCCGGAAGCAAAGCAACAGTCACAGGATGGGGAACAACAGAG TACCGTGGACAAACCAGTAAACATCTCCTCAAAGCAACCATGCCGATAGTGAGCAAAAAAGACTGTTTCTCTGCTCTTCAGATTCCTGACAATGAGATCTGTGCCGGGTACCCGGAAGGAGGAATTGATGCCTGCCAG GGTGATTCAGGAGGTCCTCTTGTGATAAAAGGAATTCAACATGGAATTGTATCCTGGGGAAAGGAGTGCGGTAGTCCAGGACGCCCGGGAGTATACACGGAAGTTGCAGCTTATAGATCCTGGATTAGGAAAAACTCTGGAGTTTGA
- the LOC124153625 gene encoding trypsin-like has product MGDMKIRAGSTKWHQGGTLHDVFTMISHPEFGNTALQQPFNDIGLIQVYPPFIENNKTLRRVILGEKENETLIGYKATVAGWGLITPRGLVSLHLLKANIPILHRRYCEYHFEMPENQICAGSLIGTVDSCQGDSGGPLLINGTQHGIVSWGIGCAIPHNPGVYTDVAAHRSWIRKNSGV; this is encoded by the exons ATGGGAGATATGAAGATAAGAGCGGGAAGTACCAAGTGGCACCAGGGAGGCACCCTACATGATGTGTTTACAATGATATCTCATCCAGAATTTGGTAACACAGCCCTTCAACAGCCATTTAATGACATAGGTCTTATTCAG GTGTATCCACCTTTTATTGAGAACAACAAAACCTTGAGGCGTGTCATCCTGGGTGAAAAAGAGAATGAAACTTTGATTGGCTACAAGGCAACTGTTGCAGGCTGGGGATTAATTACA CCACGAGGCCTAGTCAGTCTTCATCTTCTCAAAGCAAATATACCAATTTTGCATCGGAGATACTGTGAGTACCACTTCGAAATGCCTGAAAATCAAATATGTGCCGGCAGCCTCATTGGAACAGTGGACTCCTGCCAG GGAGATTCAGGAGGACCTCTTCTAATTAATGGAACTCAACATGGCATTGTGTCCTGGGGGATTGGATGTGCCATACCCCACAATCCTGGAGTGTACACAGATGTTGCTGCTCACAGGTCCTGGATTAGAAAAAATTCAGGTGTATGA